The nucleotide window TAAAGACACTACTGGCAGTGGCAAAAAATTCCAGGAAGGTGCTGATGATGTTGACTCAAGTGAACAACATCTAGCTGTACTTGCCTATGGACCAGATCCTTTTCGTCCATATTGGACTTATATCACAGCTGGCATATCCAGTCCCTGGGTGCACTCAGAGCCTCAGGAAGTCTCTGGCTTTGGCTGTGAAATAATGATCAAGAGCCCTACTGATTTGCCCTGGGCGCCGCAGTTATTGCGCACCATGGCTTACTACATCTTTAACCATGCTGGTACCTTGAGCCCTGGCGTGCGTATTGGTCTTGGTGCACCTATTGCTGTTAATACTGATTCGCTTTTGCGCAATGTGATCATCTGGTATGCCGATGAGGCTCCGGACTGTTGGTATCAATTGCCATCAGGTGGTTTTGGTATTTTTATGGCTATCGGCATTACAGAGGCCGAACTCAAATATGCCGAGTCAGTTGATAATTACGGTACCTGGTGTATTGAGCAGCTATTGCGACGCAAAGGTATTGGTCAGGTGACTGACCCTGGTCGTGCTTGCACAATGGACGCTCCTGACACTGCCGAGATGCTCAAATCTATCAAGCATTTTGCTGATACCTTCCGCGAAAACGACGGCGAACCAGCTATAGAAGAAGTGAATTGAAGCAGTGAATTCAGGCAATAGGCAGTCGCTAACCGAGACTCCGGATAGAAGCTGGTTGATGCATTGAACGGTCGCTTTTTAAAGCACCAGAGATAGTATTGCCTTTTGGGCATGTAATCTGTTCTCTGCCTGGTCAAACACTACAGACGCTGGGCTATCTATTACTTCATCGGTGATTTCCATGCCGCGGTGAGCGGGCAGGCAATGCATGACGATGGCATCGGCTTTGGCGTGCTTCATAAGAGCCGCATTGAGCTGATAAGGAGCAAAGATTTTTTCGCGTTCTTTTGCTTCTGCTTCCTGTCCCATTGATGTCCAGACATCGGTGTAGACAGCGTCAGCATCCTTTACGGCTTCTACTGGATCATTGACCAGTGTGAGAGTTGCGCCTGATACTTTGGCCAGCTCCAGTGCTTTCATCCAGATACTTGCTTGCGGCTCGTATTTGTGTGGAGAACCGATGGTAAAGTCCATACCTAGCGTTGCCGCTGTGAGCAAAAGCGAGTTGGAGACATTGTTAGAGTCGCCGACATAGGAGAGCTTGAGACCTTTGAGTTTGGCTATTGATCCGCCTTTGTGCTCGATTATGGTCTGGAAGTCCGCCAGTGCCTGGCAAGGGATGTTCTTTGTTGGAGAGACCGTTGATGACAGGGACATTGGCGTTGGCAGCGAGTGCTACCACGGTCTCATGCTCAAATGTACGAGCCATGACGCCATCTACCCAGCGCTCCAGGTTTTTGCCTATATCAGGTACTGACTCACGTTCGCCGAGTTTGGTCTCGATATTGATGGCGTGACCACCCAGTTGTGTCATGCCTGCTTCAAAGGTGACGCGAGTGCGCAGCGAGGGCTTTTCAAAGAGCATCACTAGAGTCTGACCCTTACCAAAGAGTGTCTGGGTCTCGTCAAATTTGTGAGTCTTGAGCTTTGCTGCCACATCCAGTATCAGTGAGAGTTCGCTGGCACTGAGCTGCTCTATACCGATGATGTCTTTGCCGCGCAAAGTATGCTCATCGAGGATAAATGCCAGTGCTGATAACCCCTCTGGCTTGGCCATGCGCTGAGGGCGACCGGATGCTTTTATTTTGGCTGTCTGGTTGTCGGCTGTTTTGATATTTGCGCTCATCAGGCAGTCACCGCCTGAGCGACTTTGTGATCAGCTCGGCGATATACAGCACCTTGCTCAACTGCTAGCTCGGTAGCGAGCACGGCTCCACCAGCGGCTCCCAGGATGGCATTGTGAGCCAGTGCCGTAAAGCGTACCCAGTTGTCGGCGCTTACTTCTAATTGACCAATGGTGACAGCCATACCGCCGTCACGCATGACGTCTAGCTTGGGCTGTGGACGGTCGGGCTCTGATTGGAAATATATTTGTTGTTTGGGGGCGCTTGGTAGTCCTTTGACACCAGTAAAGTCAGCCCAGGCGGCGAGGATTTGTTCTTTTGTGATGGGCTTTTGGAAATGTACATTGACATAAGCTGTATGTCCGTCTTGTACAGCCACTCTTACGCACTTTGCCTGAATTGATGGCACTGTGGTGGATTCGATACCTTTATCTGTGAGTGTGCCCCAGACTTTGAGTGGTTCAATCTCTGATTTCTTTTCTTCGCCATTGATAAAGGGGATGACATTGTTGACCATCTCGGGCCATGTCTCAAATGTTTTGCCAGCTCCCGATAGTGCTTGCTCGCTGTGGACAAATACTTGATCTGGTCCAAATGCTTTGAGCGGAGTAAGTGCCAGTACATAGCTCTGGATTGAGCAGTTTGATTTGACGATGATGGCGCCTGTGTCGTAGCCGCGCTCTTTGCGCTGGACATCGAGGACTTTGAGGTGATCGGCGTTAGCGGCTGGTATCATCATTGGTACCAGGCTGTCGAGGCGATAGGCGGAGTTGCAGGAGGTGACAAAGACACCTTTTTTAGCCAGTGCGTCCTCGAGTTTGAGCACATCGGCTTTGTCCATGCTCACTGCGCAAAATACAATATCCACGCCGTTTGTGACAGCGTCGAGGTCAGCGGCGTCGACGACTTTGATTTGTCCGATTTTGGCAGGCAATTCAAAATCCATAAACCAGCGACCGGCAACACTAGCCGCATAATCTTTGCCAGCTGATGAGGCTGAAGCGGCAAGCACTGTCAGGTCAAACCAGGGATGATCTTTGAGCATGCGGATAAGTTGTTGGCCGACCATGCCGGTAGCGCCTACTATGCCTACCTTGAGCTTGGCACCAGTGAGTGTTTTTTGCTCGCCTGTGCTTGTGACTTGTGCTCTTGGTGACATTTGTTTTACCTCATACTGCGTCAGCAAAATATAACATGGCAAAACGCCTGTGGAGCTGCCCTTCGCCAGAGTATTGAGTAATCTTTGCATCTGCTTAAAGAGCGGCAAACAATCGCTCGCGGATGGCTACATTACAAATGCGGCTTGTTGGCGGCGGCACAAGCGCTTGTACATTTGTTATGGGTTACTTTGCTATGTGTCTGGCCCAATCATCAAAGAGTCGTGTGATTAGCGCTGTCCAGCCGGTCTGGTGGCTGGCTCCCAGTCCGCGTCCGGTCTCGGCGTGGAAGTGCTCATAGAATAAATGCAAATCCTGGCAGTGCTCTTGCTCAAAGAGTGCTTCCTGTCCCTTTTGCCAGGGACGAACGCCGTTAGCGTCTTTGATAAAGACAGAAGCGATGCGCTTGCCTAGCTCCACCGCTACTTCTTTGAGGTGCATCATGTGACCTGAACCCACCGGGCACTCTACCTTAAAATCATCACCATAAAACTTGTGATAGCGCTCGAGTGCTTCAATAATCAAAAAGTTAAGTGGCATCCATATTGGACCGCGCCAGTTTGAGTTACCGCCAAAAGCACCGGATTCACTCTCACCAGGTACGTAGCCGACTGTATAGACATGCCCGTCGGCGTTAAAGCTGTAGGGGGATTTGAGATGTACTTTGGATAGTGAGCGGATGCCGTAAGGCGACAAAAATTCTTCTTCATCCAGCATATATTTGAGGATGCGGCGCAACTTGGTCTCAGACAATAGCGATAAGAGTCTCAGCCCACCGTGCTCAGATTGTCTTGTCTCGGCTAGATTGCTCTCCAGATAGCTGCGATGGCGGATAAACCATTGCATACGTTTGTAAAAGCCAGGCAGCGCCTTTATATGATCCTCTTTTAAAACTTCCACGGCGATAAGTGGTATCAATCCGACTATCGAGCGGATGCGCAGCGGTATGTGTTTGCCATCGACCACGAGCTGGTCATAGTAAAAGCCGTCGTCCTCGCACCAGAGCCCCTCTGTGCTGACTCCGTGGACAGCATCTGATATTTGCACAAAGTGCTCAAAAAACTTAGAAGCCACATCCTCATATGCTGGTCTATCGGTGGCAAGCTCAAGCGCTATGCCCAGCATCGATGTGCAATAAAAGCTCATCCAGGCTGTACCATCGGCTTGCTCGAGGATGCCGCGCATGGGCGTCTCTTGCTCTTTGGAGCGATCAAAAAGGCCGATGTTATCCAGACCCAAAAAGCCGCCGCCAAAGAGATCGTTGCCATCAATGTCTTTGCGATTGACCCACCAGGTAAAGTTTATCAGGAGCTTTTGAAATATCCGCGCCAGAAAAATGCGGTCGCGCTCTCCTGGAGGAGCGATCATCTTATATACGCGGAAGCAAGCCCAGGCATGCACAGGCGGATTGACGTCAGAGAAGTTGAATTCATAGGCCGGCAGTTGTCCATCGTGGCGCATATACCACTCGCGCAAAAAGAGTATGAGCTGGTCTTTGGCAAAATAGGGATCTACTTTTGCCATGACGATCATATGAAATGCCACGTCCCAGATGGCATACCAGGGGTATTCCCATTTGTCCGGCATGGAGATGATGTCGCGGTTAAAGATATTGAGCCAGGTCCTATTGATAGGCTCGATGCGCTCTGGCGGAGGTGCGTTAGCATCTCCTTCTAACCATTCTTTGACGACATAGTTATAAAACTGCTTGGTCCAGAGCAAAGACGCATAAGCTTGTCTCATGATGTTTTGGGCGTCTTGCTTGAGATTTTGCGGTATCACAGTTGCATAAAAATCATCGGCTTCTTTTATGCGATTATCAAAGGTACTGTCAAAATCCTTTTTATAGGATTTGTGTTTTACGTCTGATAGTCTCAAGCATATTGTTTTGCTCTCGCCACCAGCTAGCTCTAGCTTATAGCAAAAGGCGCTCTTGGTGCCAGTATGGGCTGGGTTGATAGCACCAGCCTCGCCGTCGACAATATAACGACTAAAAGCATCTTTGACATATTTGCTTTTACTCTTTACCTTAAAGAGCTTTTCGTTGTTGGTTTCGTTGTCGCAAAATAAGATATCGTCGGCGGTATCACCAGTAAAGTAAAAATCCCCCAGGCTCTCGTGACTTGCTTTGAGTGTTTGTGGTTTTATCAGTTTGATAGTGGGTTCGGCAAAGTAGCCCTCGTCATTACGTGCCCATGACCAGGTATTGCGATACCAGAGTTGTGGCAAAAGATGCAGCTTGGCTGTGTTGTGCCAGCGATTGGTGACAACAATGCGTATAAGGATGTCGTTGACGTCGGCCTTGGCATATTCTATTTGCACGTCAAAATATTTGTTGTCTTTTAGTATGCCACTATCGAGTAGCTCGTACTCAGGCTCCAGGCGGCTGATGCGCCTGTTTGTGTCGACGAGATCTTGATAGGGATAAGCATCGATTGGATACTTGTAGAGCCCTTTCATATAGGTGTGGGTGGGCGTAGAGTCCAGATAAAAGTAATACTCTTTGACGTCTTCGCCGTGATTGCCCTCGTGATTGGTCAGCCCGAAGAGTCGCTCTTTGAGATAGGGATCTTGACCGTTCCACATGGCCAGGCTAAAACATAAACGGCACTGTCTATCAGTAATGCCCAGTATGCCATCCTCTCCCCAGCGGTAAGCACGGCTGCGCGATTGGGCGTGGTCAAAGTATTCCCAGTTGCTGCTATCGGCCGAATAGTCTTCGCGGACTGTGCCCCATTGTCTCTCCGAGAGATAAGGACCAAAGCGCTTCCAGTCAAGCTCTCGCTCGCTATCTTGCCAGAGCCGTTTGCCTTCCGCGCTCTGGTTAAAGGAGGCTATATCTTTTTGAAACTGGCTTTGGGGCTCAGTTGCGGTCTTTTTTTGCACGAAACCTTACCACGGATAATTGCTACTGTCCCTTATCTGTTTTGCTTGTTAGAGGTGCGTGCTCTTTGAGATAACGGGCCGCACCATCACTGAGTAAATCCCGGTGCATGCGCCAGGGGTCTCTAAAAAACGCTACTGCTACGCCCTCATCGAGGACGTGGGTGCCGACCAGATTGATGGCATCTTTTTCTTCGCTGAGCCCTTCCATGTACATTACTTTTTCGCCCTCAACTTTGACATTAAAGAGTTTATTGAAGTACTGGAGGTTGCTGTTTTGCTGGCGCGGCATGTGCCCACCGACAATGATTACTTTGGTTTTTTCCCAATCGCTTTTGGGCATCTCAGCGTGCCATTTTGTTACTGCTTTGTCTATTTCGGCTAGCTGCAAGCTGACTGCTTCATAGGCATTTTGCAACAAGTCTGGTGCTAGCTTGCGGCAATAGCTGGTGAGGTCGAGATTGTTTGTCTTGAGGCTCTCATCAATAAAGGCTATAGAGTTATCGATCATGCGGTACTGGCGCTCTACAACTGGTTGGCTCAGACCACACTCTGTCAGTGCTGCTCTTGCTTTGGCAATTATTGGTTTGAAGTCTATCAGTGTTTTTTTGTCGCTCTCACTGACAGCTTTGCCTTCCTGGTGATTGAGCAGGCTGTAGAGTCCAAGGGCAATATGATCTACTGTTTTGAGGACATGGTAGTTGTCTGGTATGTCTTTAAATTCTTCTCTTTTGTCATTTGTAATAAGCACAATGCGA belongs to Candidatus Obscuribacter sp. and includes:
- a CDS encoding suppressor of fused domain protein gives rise to the protein MAEIESFMGQGDPEWEREQEVKRVQLLRQAWLARNRQYNDLFGEPTWVSPKNYAPPKLITADEVDLDKDTTGSGKKFQEGADDVDSSEQHLAVLAYGPDPFRPYWTYITAGISSPWVHSEPQEVSGFGCEIMIKSPTDLPWAPQLLRTMAYYIFNHAGTLSPGVRIGLGAPIAVNTDSLLRNVIIWYADEAPDCWYQLPSGGFGIFMAIGITEAELKYAESVDNYGTWCIEQLLRRKGIGQVTDPGRACTMDAPDTAEMLKSIKHFADTFRENDGEPAIEEVN
- the asd gene encoding aspartate-semialdehyde dehydrogenase, encoding MSPRAQVTSTGEQKTLTGAKLKVGIVGATGMVGQQLIRMLKDHPWFDLTVLAASASSAGKDYAASVAGRWFMDFELPAKIGQIKVVDAADLDAVTNGVDIVFCAVSMDKADVLKLEDALAKKGVFVTSCNSAYRLDSLVPMMIPAANADHLKVLDVQRKERGYDTGAIIVKSNCSIQSYVLALTPLKAFGPDQVFVHSEQALSGAGKTFETWPEMVNNVIPFINGEEKKSEIEPLKVWGTLTDKGIESTTVPSIQAKCVRVAVQDGHTAYVNVHFQKPITKEQILAAWADFTGVKGLPSAPKQQIYFQSEPDRPQPKLDVMRDGGMAVTIGQLEVSADNWVRFTALAHNAILGAAGGAVLATELAVEQGAVYRRADHKVAQAVTA
- a CDS encoding glucosidase, which translates into the protein MASFNQSAEGKRLWQDSERELDWKRFGPYLSERQWGTVREDYSADSSNWEYFDHAQSRSRAYRWGEDGILGITDRQCRLCFSLAMWNGQDPYLKERLFGLTNHEGNHGEDVKEYYFYLDSTPTHTYMKGLYKYPIDAYPYQDLVDTNRRISRLEPEYELLDSGILKDNKYFDVQIEYAKADVNDILIRIVVTNRWHNTAKLHLLPQLWYRNTWSWARNDEGYFAEPTIKLIKPQTLKASHESLGDFYFTGDTADDILFCDNETNNEKLFKVKSKSKYVKDAFSRYIVDGEAGAINPAHTGTKSAFCYKLELAGGESKTICLRLSDVKHKSYKKDFDSTFDNRIKEADDFYATVIPQNLKQDAQNIMRQAYASLLWTKQFYNYVVKEWLEGDANAPPPERIEPINRTWLNIFNRDIISMPDKWEYPWYAIWDVAFHMIVMAKVDPYFAKDQLILFLREWYMRHDGQLPAYEFNFSDVNPPVHAWACFRVYKMIAPPGERDRIFLARIFQKLLINFTWWVNRKDIDGNDLFGGGFLGLDNIGLFDRSKEQETPMRGILEQADGTAWMSFYCTSMLGIALELATDRPAYEDVASKFFEHFVQISDAVHGVSTEGLWCEDDGFYYDQLVVDGKHIPLRIRSIVGLIPLIAVEVLKEDHIKALPGFYKRMQWFIRHRSYLESNLAETRQSEHGGLRLLSLLSETKLRRILKYMLDEEEFLSPYGIRSLSKVHLKSPYSFNADGHVYTVGYVPGESESGAFGGNSNWRGPIWMPLNFLIIEALERYHKFYGDDFKVECPVGSGHMMHLKEVAVELGKRIASVFIKDANGVRPWQKGQEALFEQEHCQDLHLFYEHFHAETGRGLGASHQTGWTALITRLFDDWARHIAK